The following coding sequences are from one Bacteroidia bacterium window:
- a CDS encoding CUB domain-containing protein, with the protein MKTNSILFFGILTILLYGLPFLNYAQTNEIIIGNGTNLSKQFPINRQFNYTKCELIYTSQEIGQAGWIKEIDFFKGIDDASGDINNVKVSFKYTNENELYNGIWDSTGYSEVFSGTIINSTEPGWKTLILAEPFLYNGQENLAITIDHGFQALANIVPKWQYTVLSNGTTRCRVGQSNLILPDSLYTRVGRPNIRIIKDPIKTETDFLTIGTGTQQSKLFPINRQSNYSRWEGLYTKNEIGHEGVIYTVSFYKANTLSDGDILNVKVYIKHTNQSEINTGDWSETGYTEVFNGTLPDNSTSGWKTITLTQPFKYNGNNNLAITVDHGYQLFTNNYPEWQYTKTAGKMSRAADKDNQMPVRLMEKTGRPNLKLEIGCKLPIAHAGNDKVVCEGYSVILGDQIAATGGFPPYSYNWFPTDFLNSSTIEHPTATPLKSLFYELVVSDYFGCKSIPDKIEVKVNKPTDEYSFRKDATVLACQGRFYDSGGKKEYQYNEDYTVTFYPCDVFNKVTFNFIEFDLEYEKSCDDFLKIYDGPNTSSPLIGSYCGRNNPGYVNSTNPDGAITFVFHSDNEITGKGWMADIKCVKKTCTELAGTPVITFSGDQCTSGEATISLINNIGTFNKWEFSYNNIDFKDLPDGTMYPYHSYLKTTTYFRALVKNSVDECYTSSVGFHTGRKYYVNDRDTKDDIYCTTVGNDQMDGLSPKTPKESVQSILDSYDVSACDTIYVDAGLYERAINITASDYGSSEANIEIIGATQETTIFSAKYPDQVTFKDASYVKISVMTFRGNGNTNNNINIFNSSHNCISSCLVSNAKKSNVNIVGEKLFSSNNLINNNSINSEIENSSALKFIGNARNNNVSGNIINQQRSRNIPAISIYTKPGSHINNLKINNNIINSFDIGISIKSEGMIGLISNISVSENTINIEMSENADGGCLFAESVSDSLKVFSNQFNGGFAGIQFRNQIEKSEIYNNYISKSRFGIIGSENGVSHKIYFNSFYNYECNIYFPNSPNNKWFVKDNVFYTRSGSCIMVINNPEFGDLDYNLYYTENGSILAYNNNENIYTTLSDWKEEAHQNWPGKDDEHSIYGDPLYLNLGANNLDIEYISIANFAGIPINGFSFDIANHQRKTPPAIGAFDPVFTSFIVNYNVINETFDSPGRITLDIAGGKPPYRILWEEKRYPDNYAAILAEKVPFFNQLGYSLDQINGFIDQMESTPVLYPLISGKYHVTITDSDGSASSLVIPVGTELISNSSANVNYENYSLIKTKDSEWQDGIILFDNIFHSDTSGFIIFNVDSINSEFAIGLLPQNNNISSYLELKYGVHIINNSLNIIINGVETTNIATISSGSKIEIGIEGGNILVLVNNNEVYKFSNITKGYYQGCTLLKSLGASLKQIIFHPIPISLNLGFFMTPHDAACYNSNSINYSLDISFNTFINANVGLKWFLNNNPTPVLTETYFGHNLQRNFPGTSSIIVGSGDEVRLELTYTYMFGGTNTLSRSYTFSNQADWVGVNNLTLSPINRLTKPITQSWGQTSNAYTYNTLNSSTNGKTQFIFKPLLNNELVLFGLNPVSSSNSSFDGYGLVYFKFSSYTSLWYIAENQLYPVTSMSSFSDFENLISIEKLGLNFNCKVNGTSAFSFNATQPIVDLNADFFTISPGSTLKYTSTTFSCPQQHCSYYGLKKESDGNIYKPILLPNPANPGSYLRYLPIKFEEEYTVEPFSSLSCKIYKTSNQQFITSLAPFSTGYNQFKINLSNLSLLEGEYYTLEISNSKGEKWFLRFFNLLSECIICEGM; encoded by the coding sequence ATGAAAACAAACTCAATATTATTCTTTGGAATACTTACCATATTATTATATGGTTTGCCATTTTTAAATTATGCACAAACAAATGAAATAATTATTGGTAATGGCACAAATCTGTCAAAACAATTTCCAATAAACAGACAATTTAATTATACTAAATGTGAGCTGATTTATACCTCTCAGGAAATAGGCCAGGCAGGTTGGATAAAAGAAATTGATTTTTTTAAAGGAATTGATGATGCCAGTGGAGATATCAATAATGTTAAAGTGTCTTTTAAATATACTAATGAAAACGAACTTTATAATGGAATATGGGATTCGACAGGATATTCTGAAGTTTTTTCAGGTACAATAATAAATAGCACTGAACCTGGGTGGAAAACATTAATACTTGCAGAACCATTTTTATATAATGGACAGGAGAATTTAGCAATAACAATTGATCATGGTTTTCAGGCTTTAGCTAATATCGTTCCAAAATGGCAATATACAGTTCTTTCAAATGGAACTACACGGTGCAGAGTGGGACAAAGTAATTTAATATTACCCGACAGTTTATATACCCGCGTTGGAAGACCTAATATTAGAATAATAAAAGACCCTATAAAAACTGAAACAGATTTTTTAACAATAGGGACAGGAACTCAACAATCAAAACTTTTTCCAATAAATCGTCAATCAAATTATTCAAGATGGGAAGGTTTATATACAAAAAATGAGATCGGGCACGAAGGTGTTATTTACACGGTATCCTTTTATAAAGCAAATACCCTTAGTGATGGAGATATCTTAAATGTAAAAGTGTATATTAAACATACAAATCAATCAGAAATAAATACTGGTGATTGGTCAGAAACAGGATATACTGAAGTTTTCAATGGAACATTACCTGATAATTCTACTTCTGGGTGGAAAACAATTACTTTAACACAACCTTTCAAGTATAATGGGAACAATAATCTTGCAATTACTGTTGATCATGGTTATCAGCTATTCACTAATAATTATCCTGAATGGCAATATACGAAGACTGCTGGTAAAATGTCAAGGGCTGCAGATAAAGATAATCAGATGCCGGTCCGGCTCATGGAGAAAACTGGAAGACCTAACCTGAAATTGGAAATCGGTTGTAAACTTCCTATAGCTCATGCAGGAAATGACAAAGTTGTTTGTGAAGGATATTCGGTTATTCTAGGCGATCAAATTGCAGCAACTGGTGGATTTCCACCATATTCTTATAATTGGTTCCCAACAGATTTTTTAAATTCAAGTACAATAGAACATCCAACCGCAACACCTCTTAAATCTTTATTTTATGAATTAGTAGTAAGTGACTATTTTGGATGTAAGTCAATTCCTGACAAAATCGAAGTAAAAGTGAATAAACCTACTGATGAATATTCTTTCCGTAAAGATGCAACAGTTTTAGCATGCCAGGGAAGGTTTTATGATAGTGGCGGGAAAAAAGAATACCAATATAACGAAGATTATACTGTCACTTTCTATCCATGTGATGTTTTTAATAAAGTTACATTCAACTTTATTGAATTTGATTTGGAATATGAAAAATCATGTGATGATTTTTTAAAAATATATGATGGTCCAAATACCAGTTCTCCTTTAATTGGAAGTTATTGTGGTAGAAATAATCCTGGATATGTAAATTCAACTAATCCTGATGGTGCAATTACTTTTGTTTTTCATTCAGATAATGAAATAACCGGAAAAGGTTGGATGGCTGATATAAAATGTGTTAAAAAAACTTGTACTGAATTAGCAGGAACACCTGTTATTACTTTTAGTGGAGATCAATGCACTTCTGGAGAGGCTACTATTTCACTTATTAATAATATTGGAACATTTAACAAATGGGAGTTTTCTTATAATAATATTGATTTTAAAGACTTACCAGATGGAACTATGTATCCTTACCATTCATATCTGAAAACTACTACTTATTTCAGGGCATTAGTTAAAAATAGTGTTGATGAATGTTATACAAGTTCAGTAGGTTTTCATACTGGTAGAAAATATTATGTAAATGATAGAGATACTAAAGATGATATTTATTGTACAACTGTTGGAAATGATCAAATGGATGGATTAAGCCCAAAAACTCCTAAAGAATCAGTACAGTCAATATTAGATTCTTATGATGTTTCAGCATGCGATACAATTTATGTAGATGCTGGTCTTTACGAAAGAGCCATAAATATTACTGCAAGTGATTATGGTAGTTCTGAAGCTAATATTGAAATTATTGGAGCTACTCAAGAGACAACTATTTTTTCTGCTAAATATCCTGATCAAGTAACTTTTAAAGATGCATCTTATGTAAAAATTTCAGTTATGACTTTTAGAGGAAATGGCAACACTAATAATAATATTAATATTTTTAATTCCAGTCATAATTGCATTAGCTCTTGTTTGGTTTCAAATGCAAAGAAGAGTAATGTTAATATAGTTGGCGAAAAATTATTTTCAAGTAATAATTTAATAAATAATAACTCCATTAATAGTGAAATTGAAAATAGTTCTGCTTTAAAATTTATAGGAAATGCAAGAAATAACAATGTTTCAGGAAATATTATAAATCAACAACGATCAAGAAACATTCCAGCTATTTCAATATATACTAAGCCAGGGTCTCATATTAATAATTTGAAAATTAATAACAACATTATTAATTCATTTGATATAGGGATCTCAATAAAATCTGAAGGAATGATTGGATTAATTTCAAATATTTCAGTTTCTGAAAATACTATTAATATTGAAATGTCTGAAAATGCTGACGGTGGTTGTTTATTTGCAGAATCTGTTTCTGATTCTTTAAAAGTGTTTAGTAATCAATTTAATGGTGGATTTGCAGGGATTCAATTCAGAAATCAAATAGAAAAATCAGAAATTTATAATAATTACATTAGTAAATCTCGTTTTGGAATAATAGGATCTGAGAATGGAGTTTCACATAAAATCTATTTTAACTCATTTTATAACTATGAATGCAATATTTATTTCCCAAATTCTCCAAACAATAAGTGGTTTGTTAAAGATAATGTTTTCTACACTAGATCGGGTAGTTGTATTATGGTGATTAATAATCCAGAATTTGGTGACTTGGATTATAACCTTTACTATACTGAAAATGGTTCAATTTTAGCCTATAATAATAATGAAAATATTTATACTACATTAAGCGATTGGAAAGAGGAAGCTCATCAAAACTGGCCTGGAAAAGATGATGAACATTCGATTTATGGTGATCCACTATATTTAAATTTAGGGGCTAATAATCTTGATATTGAATATATTTCTATAGCTAATTTTGCAGGAATACCGATAAATGGATTTTCATTTGATATAGCAAATCATCAAAGAAAAACTCCTCCTGCAATAGGAGCATTTGATCCTGTTTTTACTTCTTTTATTGTTAATTATAATGTTATTAATGAAACTTTTGATTCTCCAGGTAGAATAACTCTAGATATTGCTGGTGGTAAACCTCCATATAGAATTTTATGGGAAGAAAAGAGATATCCAGATAATTATGCAGCAATATTAGCTGAAAAAGTGCCGTTTTTTAATCAACTTGGATATAGTTTAGATCAAATTAATGGTTTTATTGATCAAATGGAGTCGACCCCAGTATTATATCCTTTGATTTCAGGAAAATACCATGTTACAATTACAGATTCTGACGGTAGTGCATCTTCATTAGTAATTCCAGTTGGGACAGAGTTAATTTCTAATTCTTCTGCAAATGTTAATTATGAAAACTATTCATTAATAAAAACAAAGGATTCGGAATGGCAAGATGGTATAATTTTGTTTGATAATATTTTTCATTCTGATACCTCAGGATTTATTATTTTCAATGTAGACAGTATTAATTCGGAATTTGCGATTGGGTTATTACCTCAGAATAATAATATAAGTTCTTATTTGGAGCTAAAATATGGTGTTCATATTATTAACAATAGTCTAAATATAATAATTAATGGAGTTGAGACTACAAATATTGCTACAATATCTTCAGGAAGTAAAATTGAAATTGGAATTGAAGGTGGGAATATTTTAGTTTTAGTTAATAATAATGAAGTCTATAAATTTTCCAATATTACTAAAGGATATTATCAAGGTTGCACTTTGTTAAAATCTCTTGGTGCAAGTTTAAAACAAATTATCTTTCATCCTATTCCAATTTCTCTCAATTTAGGGTTTTTCATGACCCCGCATGATGCAGCATGTTATAACAGTAATTCAATAAATTATAGTTTGGATATTAGTTTTAATACTTTTATCAATGCAAACGTCGGTTTAAAATGGTTTTTAAATAATAATCCAACACCGGTTTTAACGGAAACCTACTTTGGGCATAATCTTCAAAGAAACTTTCCTGGTACTAGTTCCATTATTGTTGGAAGTGGTGATGAAGTAAGATTAGAACTTACATATACATATATGTTTGGTGGAACAAATACTTTGTCAAGGTCATATACATTTAGCAACCAGGCTGATTGGGTTGGGGTTAATAATCTAACTCTTTCACCAATTAATAGACTTACTAAACCAATAACACAATCTTGGGGTCAAACATCTAACGCCTATACCTACAATACTCTTAATAGCTCAACAAATGGTAAAACCCAATTTATTTTTAAACCACTTCTTAATAATGAATTAGTATTATTTGGATTAAACCCAGTTTCATCTAGTAATTCATCTTTTGATGGATACGGGCTAGTTTATTTTAAATTTTCCTCCTATACATCATTGTGGTATATTGCCGAAAATCAACTTTATCCGGTGACTTCTATGAGCAGTTTTTCAGATTTTGAAAATTTAATTTCAATTGAAAAATTAGGTTTAAATTTTAATTGTAAAGTTAATGGAACTTCAGCATTCTCATTTAATGCTACACAACCTATAGTTGATTTAAATGCTGATTTTTTTACTATTAGTCCAGGTTCTACATTAAAGTATACTTCTACAACTTTTTCTTGTCCTCAACAACATTGTAGTTATTATGGATTAAAGAAAGAAAGTGATGGTAATATTTATAAACCGATCTTACTTCCTAATCCTGCAAATCCTGGAAGTTATTTAAGGTATTTACCAATTAAATTTGAAGAAGAATATACTGTTGAACCATTTTCATCACTTTCTTGTAAAATTTACAAGACTTCAAATCAACAATTTATTACAAGTCTTGCTCCGTTTTCAACAGGATATAATCAATTTAAAATTAACTTGTCAAACCTTTCTTTGCTTGAAGGTGAATACTACACTCTTGAAATTTCAAATTCCAAGGGAGAAAAATGGTTTTTACGATTTTTTAATTTATTGAGTGAATGTATAATATGTGAGGGTATGTAA
- a CDS encoding OmpH family outer membrane protein codes for MKKNILFGIVILLNIGIIGVFMYSYFNTKKTVYLNNNSVFNEFVLKKELEKRLVNEKNKFQKTLDSLELEYKISIQGNNQNKANQVKAEFQLKKRHFDEETSRMAEEFDQQIWTQLNQYIKDYGKMHNEYDFILGVSGQGNLMYAIESLDITTDVVKYVNNRYEGATE; via the coding sequence ATGAAAAAGAATATTTTATTTGGTATTGTAATATTGTTAAATATCGGAATTATTGGAGTTTTTATGTATTCTTATTTTAATACTAAGAAAACAGTTTACTTAAATAATAATTCTGTTTTTAATGAATTTGTTTTAAAAAAGGAACTTGAGAAAAGGCTTGTGAATGAGAAAAATAAATTTCAAAAAACCCTTGATAGTTTAGAATTGGAATATAAAATATCTATACAAGGAAATAATCAAAATAAAGCTAATCAAGTTAAAGCAGAATTTCAGTTAAAAAAAAGACACTTCGACGAGGAAACCAGCCGAATGGCAGAAGAATTTGATCAACAGATATGGACTCAATTGAATCAATACATCAAAGACTATGGTAAAATGCATAATGAATATGATTTTATTTTAGGTGTTTCAGGTCAGGGCAATTTGATGTATGCTATAGAATCATTAGATATTACAACTGATGTCGTTAAATATGTGAACAATCGCTATGAAGGTGCTACAGAATAA
- a CDS encoding PKD domain-containing protein has protein sequence MKQFVFISFLLLFYLLGYSHKDNTYIACPAFIGMTPEASEVCVNQDVSFTVITGCCQCPTTVTWNFGDGSNTAIVPLGVPITHSYTTSGSYIVTAIILNSPVCCYESMPTNLVRTVIVSTNSIACAQNLIYDPYACIGEPISFSATYLPDHTVQSVLWNFGDGTTSTDINPHHSFLVDGVYNITLTITYTNGEVYNVAGSQYLVSIAPASRCFGITVSCGNEITGCCPFEPVYFTSLLAGLGVNYSWDFGDPFAQGSCVVFNDPNPSYIYTAPGTYTVTVLIPAWGYSQTLTVNIIQSSNCPLPNNNCVDCISSFMPSPGKKYILSTWVSQETTAGVINFTQPKIILEFKDISDILIPPPIEFAPSLKSPVIDGWQKVEAEFTIPSTAFRMHISLKADGSEACYFDDIRIFPKDGNIKTFVYDPLSGKLMSILDENNYATLYEYDEDGNLIRIKKETERGIQTIQETKSNLKKP, from the coding sequence ATGAAACAATTTGTTTTCATTTCTTTTCTATTGTTGTTTTATCTATTGGGATACTCTCATAAAGATAATACTTATATCGCTTGTCCTGCATTCATTGGAATGACACCTGAAGCTTCTGAGGTATGTGTTAATCAAGACGTTAGCTTTACGGTGATTACAGGTTGTTGCCAATGTCCAACTACTGTTACATGGAATTTTGGCGATGGATCTAATACTGCCATTGTACCATTGGGAGTCCCAATTACACATTCATATACAACATCAGGCTCATATATTGTAACCGCTATAATCCTAAACTCACCGGTATGTTGTTATGAAAGTATGCCAACAAATCTAGTTAGAACAGTTATTGTTTCAACTAATTCTATTGCATGTGCTCAAAATTTAATTTATGATCCATATGCATGTATAGGAGAACCTATAAGTTTTTCTGCAACTTACTTGCCAGATCATACAGTTCAGAGTGTTTTATGGAATTTCGGTGATGGTACAACTTCGACAGATATTAACCCACACCATAGTTTTTTGGTAGATGGTGTGTATAATATTACTTTAACAATTACATATACTAATGGTGAAGTATATAATGTTGCTGGATCACAGTATTTGGTAAGTATTGCTCCAGCAAGTAGATGTTTTGGGATTACAGTTTCATGTGGAAATGAAATAACAGGTTGTTGTCCATTTGAGCCAGTTTATTTCACTTCACTTTTAGCTGGATTAGGTGTTAATTATTCATGGGATTTTGGTGATCCTTTTGCACAAGGCTCTTGTGTTGTTTTTAATGACCCTAATCCAAGTTATATTTATACAGCCCCAGGCACATATACTGTTACAGTTTTAATTCCTGCTTGGGGATATTCGCAGACTTTAACGGTAAATATTATACAAAGCAGTAATTGCCCACTCCCCAATAATAATTGCGTTGATTGTATTTCTTCTTTTATGCCTTCTCCTGGCAAAAAATATATTCTTAGTACATGGGTAAGTCAAGAAACAACTGCTGGAGTAATTAATTTTACTCAACCAAAAATTATTTTAGAATTTAAGGATATATCTGATATTTTAATTCCTCCTCCAATTGAATTTGCCCCAAGCCTAAAATCCCCGGTTATTGATGGTTGGCAAAAGGTTGAGGCTGAATTTACTATTCCATCTACTGCTTTTAGAATGCATATTTCTTTAAAAGCTGACGGTTCTGAAGCTTGTTATTTTGATGATATAAGAATTTTTCCTAAAGATGGTAACATAAAAACATTTGTTTATGACCCTCTATCAGGTAAGTTAATGTCTATTCTAGACGAAAATAATTATGCAACTCTTTATGAGTATGATGAAGATGGTAATCTTATTAGAATTAAAAAGGAAACAGAAAGAGGAATTCAAACAATTCAGGAAACAAAGAGTAATTTGAAAAAACCATAA